The genomic region AATTTTCTCAAAAACAGTTTCTGAATTCATTTCAGATAAAGAAAAGACTTATTTAGAATTTTCTAAAAAAATAGATAATTCTTTCATTGTTCATCCTTTCTGGGGTTATTTTATTTTTTTATTCTTTTTATTTTTTATTTTTCAATGTATTTTTTTTGGGTCAGAAACTCCTAAACAATTTATAGAGCTTTTTTTTTCTTTTATACAAAAAAAATTATATAATGTTTATCCTGGTCCTTTAAATAATTTCCTTTTACAAGGAATCTTACCTGCAATTAGCACTATTGTTTCTTTTATTCCCCAAATTTCTATTTTACTATTTTTTCTTCTTCTTATGGAAGAAAGTGGATATATAAGCAGAGTTATATTTCTAATGGATAGAATTATGCGACCTTTTGGGTTAAATGGGAAAAGTGTTGTTCCTCTTATTTCTAGTATAGCTTGCGCGATTCCCGCAATCATGTCAGCTAGACATATAGAAAATCCTAGAGATCGTTTAATTACTATTTTAGCTACTCCTTTTATGACGTGTTCGGCTAGATTACCTGTTTATACTTTAATTATATCTCTAGTTATACCGAATAAAAAATGGTGTTTTATTCAATTAAGGGGAATAGTACTTATGTTTATGTATATTTTAGGGATTATATCGGCTTTAAGCGTATCAATAATTTTACATCAATTCTTAAAAAAAAAATATCAAAGTCATCTTATAATGGAAATCCCCACTTATAAAATTCCTATATTTAAAAATATATTAATCACTCTATGGATTCATATTAAATCATTTATTATAAATGCGGGTAAAATGATTTTATTAATTAATATATTAATTTGGGTTTTGGGTACTTTTGGTCCTTCAAAAAATTCATCAAATCAAAATTTGATCATAGATATACAAAGAAAAGAATTGCCTTATTCTTATTTAGGTATATTAGGAAAAAAAATGGAACCTGTAATTCATCCATTAGGATACGATTGGAAAATTGGGATCGGATTACTATCATCTCTTATAGCAAGAGAAGTTTTTGTTAGTACGATGGCTTCTGTCTACAGTATAGAAGAAAAAGAAAATTTTTTGAAAGAAAAAATGAAAAAAGAAATATCTCCTATAACTAAAAAACCTATTTATAATTTAGCAACAGGAGTTTCTTTGTTGTTTTTTTATGCATTTTCTATGCAATGTATGAGCACATTAGCTATAACAAAAAAAGAAACAAAATCTTGGAAATGGCCCATAGTACAATTTGTTTTTATGACTTTATTGGCTTATATAGTTTCATTATTAACATATCAAACACTTCAAATAAAATGTGGCAATACATTATAATAAGTTTATTTTTTTCATACTCAATTTTTTGTTTACTGAGAAAATTTTTGAATTTTTTTTGTATAAAAAAAAATTTTGTAAAAGAAAATAGAAAATGTGATTGTAAACTATGAAATTTTTATTTATTCATTTTTTCAATAGAAGCGTATATATAATTTTTAAAGACATCGGATAAAGATATTCCAACTATTTTCAATTGTTTTGGAAAAATACTTTCTTCTGAAAAACCTGGAACTGTATTGATTTCCAAAAAAAAAGGTTCTTCATTGACAAGTATGTATTCCGCTCTAGATATTCCTGATAGATTTAGAAATTGATATACTTTTTTTGCTGTGTTTCGTATTTTATTTTCAATATTTTTAGACATCTTTGCTGGTGTAATTTCTTGAGATTTTCCAGAATATTTTGATTCAAAATCAAAAAAATCATTTTGACTAATTATTTCTGTTATTGGCAAAACAATAATTTCATTTTTAAACGAAAAAACACCTACGGAAACTTCTTTTCCTTCAAGAAAAGATTCCACAATAATTTCTTCGTCTTCTATAAATGCTTTTTGTATTGCATCAAATAAATCTTTTTCTTCATAAACTTTGCTTATACCTAAACTAGACCCAGATCTATTAGGTTTTACGAAACAAGGAAGTCCTATTTTATTTAGGATTTTTTTTGGGGAAAAAGTTTGATTTTTATTTAAGAAAAAAAAATCAGCTGTATTAATTCCAAAATATTTCAAAAAAGTTAAACAATATTTTTTATTAAAAGTAACATTAGCATGATGAAAGTCACATCCTGTATAAGGAATTCTTAAAAGATCAAAATAAGCTTGTAATATTCCGTCCTCTCCTGGAGTTCCATGTATAGCATTAAATATACAATCAAATTTAAGATGTTTCATTCCATAAACAGTGAAATCTTGTTTATTTATAAAATATTCTTTATTTCTTTTATCTTTCATGAACCATTTTTCTTTAAAAATAAATATTTGATAAGGATCAAATTCTTTCCTACATAAATTTTCGTAAACAATTTTTCCACTTTTTAGTGAAATGATGGATTCTTTTGAATACCCCCCCATAATAACAGCTATTTTTTTCATTATTTATCTTTAATTTTATTAGTTTTTTTTATGTAAAATATGTAAAATATTTTCATTTAAATAATTTGTTTTTTTTCATGAATTATTTAAAATATTTTGTGATATTCATCGTTAATTTTTTAATTGCCATGTTAATTTTATATAAAATTTCTCAAATTGCATTGCAATGGGTAGATGTTTATACAAAACATGGGTCTTATGTGACTGTTCCTGATTTGAAAGGATTTACTTTATCTCAATCTATATCTATTTTAAAAAAATTAGGTCTTAAATACGATATAGATACATCACATTATGATCCTAATTTTAAAATTAATCAAATTATTTCCTTTTCTCCAGAAGCTGGAGATTATGTAAAAGAAGGAAGACATGTATATATACAAGTTAATTCTAAATCCTCTCAATCTATTTTACCTAATATCATAAATAAAGATAAACGAATGGCTATCAAATTCCTTCATGACAATCATATATCTGTTAAAGAAATAAGATATATTAATAATATGGATAAAGATAGTGTTTTCAAAGTTTTATATAAAAATAAATTTATTAAACCTGGATATAGGTTCCCCACTCATCAAGATGGAATCATTTTAATTATTGGAAAAGGATACGAAAAAAACAATTTCACAGTTCCTAATGTTATTGGAATGTCATTACATTCAGCAACTTATACTTTAAAAAATAAATTATTTCATACTATTAATTTTTATTATGATCATACAATAAAAAATCCTGATCAAGATGCAAAAGTATATCGTCAAAAACCTGATCCTGGATCTATTTATGATAAAAATAAATCTGTTGAACTTTGGTTAACTTCAAAAGAAGTGTTAGATCATTTAATTCAAATTGAAGAAAAAGATTCTAATAAAGAAATCGAAGACATTCAAATTGAAAAAAAAAATTATAATAAACAAACGGAAGAAAAGGAAAAAATGAAATTAAATGAGAAAAATTAAAATTATCGCAAACGAAAATCAAAAAGAAATTCGTATTGATAAGTTTTTAAAAAAAAATGTAGAAAATATTAGCAGGAATCAAATTCAAAAACTTACTCTTTCAGGAAGCGTTATGGTGAATCAACGCATTGTAAAAAAAAATTATAAAATAAAACCTTTAGATTTTCTAGAAATAGAAATTTCTAATATTCCCCCTTTATTAGATTATTTAGAGTATAAAAATATAATTGCAGAAAAAATAAATCTGGATATTATACATGAAGATGATGATGTAATTATAATTAATAAACCGGCCGGAATGGTAGTTCATCCTGGATTTGGACATAATAAAGGAACATTAATTCATGGAATTAAGTATCATTTTCAAAAATCAAACTTTCATAAGTTTAATTTATATAGAAGTGGATTGGTTCATAGATTGGATAAAGATACATCAGGTTTATTAGTTTTAGCTAAAAATGAATATTCTAAAAAATATTTATTTCAACAATTTCAATCCAAAACAATTCAAAGAGAATATAGAGCTTTAATATGGGGAAATTTAATTGAAGAAAAAGGAATTATAACTGGTTTTATTGGAAGAGATCCTAAAAATAGAAAAAGAATGACACTTTTTAAAAAAAATGAATCTCATAAAGGAAAATATTCTGTAACATATTATAAGGTATTAGAACGGTTTAAATATTTAACATATGTTTCTTGTAATATAAAAACAGGAAAAACTCATCAAATAAGAGCTCATTTCAAGTATTTAGGTCATCCATTATTTCATGATTCTACTTATGGAGGAAATAAAATTTTTATGAAAAAAAAATGTTCAAATCAAAATATAAAATTTTTAAAAAACTGCCTAAAAATATTATCAAGACAAGCTTTACATGCCATATCTCTTTCTTTTATACATCCAAAAAATGAAAAATGTTATTTTTATTGTCCAATTCCTGAAGATTTTAAAATAGTTCTACAAAAATGTAGAAAAATATTATAATAAAGTACCATGTAAAAGAAGATAAGATATAGAAAAATATATAATTAATCCAACGACATCTACTAATGTAGCAACAAAAGGAGCAGAAGAAGTTGCAGGATCTCCTCTAAATTTTTTAATTATAAAAGGCAACATCGCCCCACTGAAAGTCCCCCATAATACTATTCCAATTAACGAAAAAAATACCGTGAATCCTACCAAAATCCAATGATAACCATAATTAAATAAATTGATTTTGTGCCAAGCTACTACACGTATAAAACCAGTCAGTCCTAAAATACTACCTAAGAAAAAACCACAAATAATTTCTCTTCGCATGACAATCCACCAATCTTTTATTTTCACTTCTCCTAAAGCCATTGCTTGTATGATTAAACTTGCAGCTTGAGAACCACTATTTCCACCACTAGAAACAACTAAAGGAATGAACAAAGCAAGAACTAAAGCTTTTTCGATAACACTTGAAAATATTTGCATCACTGTTGTGGTTAACATTTCTCCTATAAATAATAAAATAAGCCATCCCGCTCTTTTTTTAATAAGTTTGTATAAAGGAACGTTTAAATAAGATTGATTTAAAGCTTCCATTCTTCCTATTTCTTGAAAATCTTCTCTATAATTTTCATTTAAAACCCATAAAATATCATCTATTGTGACTATTCCTAATAAAAAATTCTGATCGTCTATAACGGGAAGCGAAATTCTATTACTCATGGAAAACATTTTGATTGCTTCTTTTTCTGTATCTGTAACATTTAAAGTTTCAGTATATTGACCGTTTGTTAAATCAGATACTTTTGTATTGGGATCTACTAATAAAAATTCTCGTATTTTTATATCATCTATTAATTTTCCTTCTTTATCTATTATATAAACAATTTCTATTACATCACTATCTTTTACATCTTTACGAATATAATTTAAAACTTCTTTTACAGTCCAGTTTTCTTGAACAGCAAGATAATATGGAATCATTAAACAACCTATACTATTTTTAGGATACCCTATAGATACTAAAGTTTTACATTTTTCTTCTGGATTCAAATATTTTATTAAATCTTTTAATATATTCTTGGGAAGATTTTCTAAAAAATAAACACGATCATTTATCGATAAATTATTTAATAATTCCATTTTTTTAATAGGAGGTAAACCTTTTATAATTTTTTTTTTTATAGAAAAATTTAATACTCTAAAAACAGAAATTGCTTTACATAATTTTAATAAACTAAAAATTTTTACAACATGATTCGAATTATGATAAATAATTTTTATTAATCTACTTACAGTTTGATTATTTAGAAATTTATCGTTATTTAAATGATCTTGATCCTCATTAAACATTTTTTATTTTTTTTTTGTAGAAATTTTTTATGAATATATAAATTCATTTCCACAGGAAAAATTTCTATATTGTTCTGCAGAAATGAATTAAAATTACGTAATAAAATAATTGTAATATTTATAGTGTTAAAAAAATAAAAATGGAATATAATTTTCGTGAAATAGAAAAACGTTGGCAAATATATTGGAAAAAAAATCATGTATTTCATACAAAAGAAAATAAAAAAAGAAAGTACTATATTTTAAATATGTTCCCTTATCCTTCTGGAACAGGTCTACATGTTGGACATTGTTTAGGTTATATTACATCAGATATTTATGCAAGATATAAACGAACAAAAGGGTATAATGTTTTAAACCCCATAGGGTTCGATTCTTTTGGGTTACCTGCAGAACAATATGCAATACAAACAGGAAAACATCCTTCCAATACTATTATTGAAAATTCACATAGATATAAAAAACAAATGAATAAAATAGGACTTTCTTTTGATTGGAATAGAAAATTATATACGAGTCATTCTGATTATTATCGTTGGACTCAATGGATGTTTATTCAGATTTTTCATTCTTGGTACGATAAAAACACTGAAAAAGCTAAACCTATAAATCTGTTGATTAAGGAATTTAATAAAAATGGAAATAATTTCATTAACGCAAGTTGTACATCGAATTATAAATTCGATTCAAAAACATGGAACTTATTAAGTTTACATGAAAAAGAATCTATTCTGTTAGATTATAGATTGGCTTTTTTAGCTAAAAATACAGTGAATTGGTGCCCTGATTTAGGAACAGTATTAGCTAATGATGAAATCAAAAATGGAAAAAGTGAAAGAGGAGGATTCCCCGTTTACAAAAAAAAAATGTTACAATGGCATATAAGAATTAGTGCATATGCAGAAAGACTCATGAAAGGATTAAATCTTATTGAAACTTCTCCGTCTTTAAAAAAATTACAATCTAATTGGATAGGAAAATCAATAGGAACTTCTATTTTTTTTAAAATTATTTATCCTATTGGTAAAATTAATCATATTGAATTATTTACTTATCATCCAGAAATGATTTTTGGAATGACTTTTATTATATTATCAACAGATCATCCACTTTCAGATAAAATAAGTTATCATTCTTCACATTATCAAAATGTTTTAACATATACTTCTCAAGTGTTTTCCATAGAAGAAAATACGAAAAATATTTCTGGAATTTTTACAGGAAACTATGTATTCCATCCTTTTATTAGAAATAAGAGAATTCCTATTTATGTCAGTAATTTTTTTTCTATAAATAATCATATACAATCTTTTATAGGAATACCTGGATATGAAGAAAAAAGTAAAAAATTTGCTCAAAAATTTGGAATAGAAATCATAAAAATTTTTGATTTTAATCAAAAATGTATTAATTCTAATTTTTTAAATGGATTAAATCGTCAACAAGCAAAAGAAAAAATAATCAAAATTTTAATAAAAAATAAAATAGGAGGTATGAAAATCAATTATAAGATTCGTGATGCTATTTTTTCCAGACAAAGATATTGGGGAGAACCAATTCCTATTTATTTTAAAAATAAAATTCCTAAAACAATTCCCGTCGATAAATTACCTCTGTTTCTTCCAAAAATAGAAAACTATCATCCTATCAATGGAAAATCTCCATTAATTAGAGCTAAAAATTGGGCTTGGGATGAAAAAAATATGAAAATTGTTTCTAATACTATTATTGATAATAAATATATATTTCCAATTGAAACTAATACAATGCCTAGTTGGGCAGGATCAAGTTGGTATTTTCTTAGATATATGGATGTACATAATCATCAATTTTTTCTTGATAAGAAGAAAGAAAATTATTGGAAAAACGTGGATTTATATATTGGTGGATCTGAACACAGTACTGGTCATTTAATTTATGCTAGATTTTGGAATAAATTTTTATTGGATAGGGGATGGATCACTTCTGAAGAACCTTTTAAAAAAATATTGAATCAAGGAATGATATTGAGTTATTCTGCTACTATACTTAAAGTAATAGGAGAAAATACTTTTATATCTTATGGATTAAAAAATAAAAAACACGCATATTCTTCCTTTCAAGAAATATATGTAGATCTTTCTTTAATTAAAAAGAACAATGAACTAGATATTAATAGATTTAAAAAATTAAGACCAGAATTTTATTCATCTATTTTTATTTTAGAAAGAGGAATTTTTTTATGTAAAAAAAAATTGGAAAAAATGTCAAAATCTAAATACAATGTAATAAATCCTGATGATATATATGAAAAATATGGATCAGATGTACTTCGTATTTATGAGATGTTTTTAGGCCCTATTAATCAATCTAAACCTTGGGACGAAAAAAAAATAAATGGGATAAAAAATTTTATAAATAAATTTTGGGGTTTATTTCATAAAAATGAAATTTTTCAAATAACGGAAATCCATCCTACATTACAAGAATTTCAAATTTTACATAGTACTATAAAAAAAATTCAAAATAAAATGGAATCTTTTTCTTGGAATACTTCTATTAGTTTATTAATGATTATCACTAATCAATTGATTACGTTAAAATGCAATAAAAGAAAAATACTAGAACCTCTTGTTCAATTGATAGCTCCATTTGCTCCTCATATATCCGAAGAATTATGGTATAAATTGGGTAAAAGAAAATCTATTATATATTATGATTTTCCAGTTTTTAATTCAAAATATGTCATGATAAAGGAAATAACGTATCCTATTTTGTTTAATGGAAAATTAAAATTTTTAGAAAAGTTTGATAATCGAACTTCAATTGAAGAAATAAAGAATAAAATTTTGAGTCATCCTAAAACAAAATTTTTTTTGAAAAAAAAGATTTTGAAAAAATTAATTTTAATTCCTAAAAAAGTAATAAATATTTTATTTCAATAATTTTTTTGACATGATTTTAAATATTTTAAAAACGTATTACAATTGAATTTAAATTTCTACATAAAACGTAGATTTGTATTCGATTATGCTAATGTAGCATTTGTATTTTTTTTCATTCTATAGAAATGTGTAAAAACTTTTTTTTATGTCAAAAAACCAAAATAAAACTAGTGCATATAGTTTTTTTAATTGTATAGAAAAAAATTTTGATAAAGCTGCACGATTTATTTCTATTGAACAAGGTCTTTTAGATCAAATTAAAGCTTGTAACGCTGTATATCGAATGCATTTTCCTGTAAAAATAGGAAAAGAAATTAAAGTGATTGAAGCATATAGAGTTCAACATTCTCATCACAAACTTCCTTGTAAAGGAGGAATTCGATATAGTATGAAAGTAAATCAAGATGAAGTTATGACTTTAGCTGCTTTAATGACCTATAAATGCGCTATAGTTGATGTTCCTTTTGGAGGAGCTAAAGGTGGAATAAAAATTGATCCACAAACTGTATCAATAGAAAACATAGAAAAGATAACACGTCGTTATACCTCAGAATTAATTAAAAAAAATTTTATTGGTCCAGGAATAGATGTCCCCGCACCTGATTATGGTACTGGGGAAAGAGAAATGAGTTGGATTTTTGATACTTTTCTATCTCTTCGTTCTGGAGATGTAGATGCATTAGCTTGTGTTACAGGAAAACCGGTATCTCAAGGAGGAGTAAGAGGAAGAAAAGAAGCAACAGGGTTAGGTGTTTTTTATGGAATAAGAGAATTGTGTCTTGTTAAAGAAGATATGGATTATGTCGGTTTAGATGTAGGATTAGTTGGAAAAAAAATTATCATACAAGGATTAGGAAATGTTGGGTATCATGCTGCTACTTTTTTTCATGAAGCAGGAGCGATTATAATAGCTTTAGCAGAAAGAGAAGGCGCTATTTATAACGAAAAAGGATTAAATGTTTCCAAAGTTTTTTTACATTTAAAAAATACTGGATCTATATTAAATTTTCCAGAAGCAAAAAATATGGAGAATACGGAAAAGGCTTTAGAATTGGAATGTGATATTTTAATTCCTGCTGCGTTAGAAAATGTGATCCATAAAAATAATGCCAATCGGATTAAGGCTAAAATTATTGGAGAAGCAGCCAATGGACCTATCACGCCTGAAGCGGATGAAATATTGGAAAAAAAAGGAGTGATTATTGTTCCGGATATTTACTTGAATGCAGGAGGAGTAACTGTTTCTTATTTTGAATGGATAAAAAACTTAAGTCATGTCCGTTACGGACGTATGGAAAAGAAATTTAGCGAAAACATGAACGCAGAATTACTACAAGTTATAGAGACGATTTGCAAAAAAAAAATTTCAGTAGAAGAAAAAAAAATTATTTCAAGAGGACCAAGAGAAATTGATTTAGTCCGTAGTGGTTTAGAAGATACAATGATCAATGGATTTCATAAAATTCGAGATCTAAAAAAATCATCAAAAATAGAAAATATGCGTACGGCAGCATTTGTACTTGCTATAAATAAAATTATAGATTCTTATGAAAAACTAGGAATTTTTCCATAATACCTTTTAATATCCTTTATTATGAAATAAACGATAAAATATATTTTTCATGAAGTACAAAAGATCATTATTGAAATTAAGTGGAGAATCTCTTATGGGAGAGAACGAATTTGGACTTCATTCTACTCGTCTTCAACAATATGCAGAAGAAGTCAAAAAAGTAGTAGATATGGGAGCTCAAGTAGCAATAGTTATTGGGGGTGGAAATATATTTAGAGGGTTTTCTAGAATAAAGGAAAAAACCATAAATCGTATAGAAGGAGATTATATGGGAATGTTGGCTACCGTTATTAACGGCATAGCTTTTCAATCATATTTAGAAAATGTAGGAGTATGTACCTATATTCAAACAGCTATTAGAATGGATGAAATCGCAGAACCTTTTGGTATAGATAAAGCAATATACCATCTTGAAAAAGGAAGAGTAGTAATATTTGTAGCGGGATTAGGAAACCCTTATTTTACTACAGATACAGCCGCTGTTTTACGTGCTATAGAAATAAGAGCTGATGTATTATTGAAAGGAACCAGAGTGGATGGAATTTATACAACAGATCCAGAAAAAGATAAATATGCTAAAAAACTTAAAAATATATCTTTCGATACAGCATATAAAATGGGAATTAAAGTTATGGATCAAACGGCTTTCATTTTAGGAAATGAAAATAATTTACCGATTATTATTTTTGATATTAACAGGAAAGGAAATTTTAAAAAAGTAATTTCCGGAGAAGAAATAGGGACTATGGTTTCCAAAAAAAAATAAAATTATGGATGAATTAAACAACATTTTTTTCTCTTGTCAAGAAAATATGGATAAAATTTTTAATCAGTTTAAAAAAGAAATTCATCGTGTTCGATTAGGAAGTCAATCTATATCTTCTTTTTTAGGTAAAATAAAAATAAAATGTTATGGAACTTTTTTTCCCCTTATAGAAGTGGCTAATATTTCTATTATCGATAATATGAATATTTCTATTCATCCTTGGGATCGTTCTATTGTTTCAAATATAGATAAAGCCATTATTAATGCAAATTTAGGTTTTATGCCAACTAATAAAGGAGACTCTATCGATATACATTTACCTACAATAACAGAAGAAAGTAGAAAAAATTTGATCAAAAAAATCAAATCAAAAACAGAACATGCAAAAATTCTTGTGAGAGAAATTCGGAAAAAAAATAACCAAAATATCAAAAAATTAAAAATATCAGAAGATTTTTATAAAATGGGAGAAAGTCGTATACAAAAAATAACGAATCAATACATACAAAAAATAGAAAATTTCTTTCTTCACAAAGAAGAAGAAATATTGAGAATATAAAATGATAAAAAAATATTCAATTAAAGAATTATTAAATAAAGGAAAATCTTTTATAAATCAAAAAGTATTAGTTGAAGGATGGATCCGTTCTTTTCGTTATTCTATTTTTATTACTTTAAATGATGGATCTACAATTCAAAATCTACAAATTATTTTATCCAAAAAATTAGATAAAATAATTATGAAAAAAATAACGATAGGAAGTTCAATTAAAGTTATAGGAATAGTCAAAGAAAGTATTGGAATTAAACAATATATAGAACTCCAATCTTTGGATATAACTATATATGAATCAGTCGATCCAAAAATTCTTCAAAAATCTATTTTGCAACCTAAAAAACATAGCTTGGAAAAGCTTCGTGAACAAGCTCATTTACGTTTTCGTACAAATATTTTCAGTTGCATTATGCGAATTCGTCATCATATTGCTTTTTGTATACATAAGTATTTTCATGAGCATGGTTTTTTTTATCTTCATACTCCAATTATTACTACTTTAAATTGTGAAGGAACTGGAAAAATGTTTCAGATAACCACTATGGATTTAAAAAATTTAAAAAATAAATCAATAGATTATACAAAAGATTTTTTTAAATGTAAAACTTATCTTAGTGTCTCTGGACAATTAGAAGCGGAGACTGCTTCTTTAGGATTAGGAAAAGTGTATACTTTTGGTCCTGTATTTAGGGCTGAAAATTCAAATACTTCGCGACATTTATCGGAATTTTGGATGATTGAACCCGAAATGGCTTTTTATCATCTAGAAGAAAATATAAATCTGGCTGAAAATTTTCTTAAGTTTATTATTAGATATATTATTGATAATAGTATGGAAGATTTGA from Blattabacterium cuenoti harbors:
- the feoB gene encoding ferrous iron transport protein B, with product MSKIKLAIVGNPNVGKTSLFNQLTGLNQKVGNYIGVTVDKKIGNFYYENMCFQIIDLPGTYSIYPSSEDDEIVCRLLNNINDLDYPDKIIVVADYSNIKKSLLLLRQVQDLGFPVLFVLNMVDEAKKKGIFINIKKLKKFLITEIVLINARKGIGVNQIKRKIKNLNSKIKITHFFNPRLYYSLAINEVKNIYKVDTYQAWYYLAYHKKLLKEDCLLNEIKKKYNIIPKRLQIKETLSRYEEIEKIFSKTVSEFISDKEKTYLEFSKKIDNSFIVHPFWGYFIFLFFLFFIFQCIFFGSETPKQFIELFFSFIQKKLYNVYPGPLNNFLLQGILPAISTIVSFIPQISILLFFLLLMEESGYISRVIFLMDRIMRPFGLNGKSVVPLISSIACAIPAIMSARHIENPRDRLITILATPFMTCSARLPVYTLIISLVIPNKKWCFIQLRGIVLMFMYILGIISALSVSIILHQFLKKKYQSHLIMEIPTYKIPIFKNILITLWIHIKSFIINAGKMILLINILIWVLGTFGPSKNSSNQNLIIDIQRKELPYSYLGILGKKMEPVIHPLGYDWKIGIGLLSSLIAREVFVSTMASVYSIEEKENFLKEKMKKEISPITKKPIYNLATGVSLLFFYAFSMQCMSTLAITKKETKSWKWPIVQFVFMTLLAYIVSLLTYQTLQIKCGNTL
- a CDS encoding D-alanine--D-alanine ligase; translation: MKKIAVIMGGYSKESIISLKSGKIVYENLCRKEFDPYQIFIFKEKWFMKDKRNKEYFINKQDFTVYGMKHLKFDCIFNAIHGTPGEDGILQAYFDLLRIPYTGCDFHHANVTFNKKYCLTFLKYFGINTADFFFLNKNQTFSPKKILNKIGLPCFVKPNRSGSSLGISKVYEEKDLFDAIQKAFIEDEEIIVESFLEGKEVSVGVFSFKNEIIVLPITEIISQNDFFDFESKYSGKSQEITPAKMSKNIENKIRNTAKKVYQFLNLSGISRAEYILVNEEPFFLEINTVPGFSEESIFPKQLKIVGISLSDVFKNYIYASIEKMNK
- a CDS encoding PASTA domain-containing protein, whose product is MLILYKISQIALQWVDVYTKHGSYVTVPDLKGFTLSQSISILKKLGLKYDIDTSHYDPNFKINQIISFSPEAGDYVKEGRHVYIQVNSKSSQSILPNIINKDKRMAIKFLHDNHISVKEIRYINNMDKDSVFKVLYKNKFIKPGYRFPTHQDGIILIIGKGYEKNNFTVPNVIGMSLHSATYTLKNKLFHTINFYYDHTIKNPDQDAKVYRQKPDPGSIYDKNKSVELWLTSKEVLDHLIQIEEKDSNKEIEDIQIEKKNYNKQTEEKEKMKLNEKN
- a CDS encoding RluA family pseudouridine synthase, with translation MRKIKIIANENQKEIRIDKFLKKNVENISRNQIQKLTLSGSVMVNQRIVKKNYKIKPLDFLEIEISNIPPLLDYLEYKNIIAEKINLDIIHEDDDVIIINKPAGMVVHPGFGHNKGTLIHGIKYHFQKSNFHKFNLYRSGLVHRLDKDTSGLLVLAKNEYSKKYLFQQFQSKTIQREYRALIWGNLIEEKGIITGFIGRDPKNRKRMTLFKKNESHKGKYSVTYYKVLERFKYLTYVSCNIKTGKTHQIRAHFKYLGHPLFHDSTYGGNKIFMKKKCSNQNIKFLKNCLKILSRQALHAISLSFIHPKNEKCYFYCPIPEDFKIVLQKCRKIL
- the mgtE gene encoding magnesium transporter, translated to MFNEDQDHLNNDKFLNNQTVSRLIKIIYHNSNHVVKIFSLLKLCKAISVFRVLNFSIKKKIIKGLPPIKKMELLNNLSINDRVYFLENLPKNILKDLIKYLNPEEKCKTLVSIGYPKNSIGCLMIPYYLAVQENWTVKEVLNYIRKDVKDSDVIEIVYIIDKEGKLIDDIKIREFLLVDPNTKVSDLTNGQYTETLNVTDTEKEAIKMFSMSNRISLPVIDDQNFLLGIVTIDDILWVLNENYREDFQEIGRMEALNQSYLNVPLYKLIKKRAGWLILLFIGEMLTTTVMQIFSSVIEKALVLALFIPLVVSSGGNSGSQAASLIIQAMALGEVKIKDWWIVMRREIICGFFLGSILGLTGFIRVVAWHKINLFNYGYHWILVGFTVFFSLIGIVLWGTFSGAMLPFIIKKFRGDPATSSAPFVATLVDVVGLIIYFSISYLLLHGTLL
- the leuS gene encoding leucine--tRNA ligase gives rise to the protein MEYNFREIEKRWQIYWKKNHVFHTKENKKRKYYILNMFPYPSGTGLHVGHCLGYITSDIYARYKRTKGYNVLNPIGFDSFGLPAEQYAIQTGKHPSNTIIENSHRYKKQMNKIGLSFDWNRKLYTSHSDYYRWTQWMFIQIFHSWYDKNTEKAKPINLLIKEFNKNGNNFINASCTSNYKFDSKTWNLLSLHEKESILLDYRLAFLAKNTVNWCPDLGTVLANDEIKNGKSERGGFPVYKKKMLQWHIRISAYAERLMKGLNLIETSPSLKKLQSNWIGKSIGTSIFFKIIYPIGKINHIELFTYHPEMIFGMTFIILSTDHPLSDKISYHSSHYQNVLTYTSQVFSIEENTKNISGIFTGNYVFHPFIRNKRIPIYVSNFFSINNHIQSFIGIPGYEEKSKKFAQKFGIEIIKIFDFNQKCINSNFLNGLNRQQAKEKIIKILIKNKIGGMKINYKIRDAIFSRQRYWGEPIPIYFKNKIPKTIPVDKLPLFLPKIENYHPINGKSPLIRAKNWAWDEKNMKIVSNTIIDNKYIFPIETNTMPSWAGSSWYFLRYMDVHNHQFFLDKKKENYWKNVDLYIGGSEHSTGHLIYARFWNKFLLDRGWITSEEPFKKILNQGMILSYSATILKVIGENTFISYGLKNKKHAYSSFQEIYVDLSLIKKNNELDINRFKKLRPEFYSSIFILERGIFLCKKKLEKMSKSKYNVINPDDIYEKYGSDVLRIYEMFLGPINQSKPWDEKKINGIKNFINKFWGLFHKNEIFQITEIHPTLQEFQILHSTIKKIQNKMESFSWNTSISLLMIITNQLITLKCNKRKILEPLVQLIAPFAPHISEELWYKLGKRKSIIYYDFPVFNSKYVMIKEITYPILFNGKLKFLEKFDNRTSIEEIKNKILSHPKTKFFLKKKILKKLILIPKKVINILFQ